The following coding sequences are from one Humulus lupulus chromosome X, drHumLupu1.1, whole genome shotgun sequence window:
- the LOC133806457 gene encoding histone H1-II-like — MMKYFQEAKLHGATLDEKTQVGIILNSLAPSFLTFTTNYFLNKLEYGMTQLLNELQIYEGINGGKSKGHEKKVATTEGAQGEANLASSSKSKKRKTRKEKKKAKKPAVGKAPTTKNPSGAKPTSKKAKEQCFHCKEEGALEA, encoded by the coding sequence atgatgaaatacttccaagaagctaAGCTGCATGGAGCAACATTAGATGAGAAGACTCAAGTTGGAATCATTCTCAATAGCCTTGCACCCAGTTTCCTTACGTTCACCACAAACTATTTTCTTAACAAGTTGGAATATGGAATGACTCAGTTATTGAATGAGCTCCAGATTTATGAGGGAATAAATGGTGGAAAGAGTAAAGGACATGAGAAGAAGGTTGCTACTACTGAGGGTGCTCAGGGTGAGGCTAACCTAGCCTCATCCTCGAAGAGCAAGAAGAGAAAGACAAGGAAGGAGAAAAAGAAGGCTAAGAAGCCAGCAGTTGGAAAGGCACCGACAACTAAAAATCCTTCTGGAGCAAAGCCAACTAGTAAGAAGGCTAAAGAACAGTGTTTCCATTGCAAGGAGGAGGGGGCATTGGAAGCGTAA